The proteins below come from a single Kitasatospora sp. NBC_00315 genomic window:
- a CDS encoding RNA polymerase sigma factor has translation MTSSEDSPPGPPPTAGAGHADADADADAGQGDADGAAGQGDAAADAGRAIDAVWRIESARLIAGLARIVRDVGLAEELAQDALVAALEQWPHSGVPRNPGAWLMATAKHRAVDSLRRKDVLRRKIDELGHRLTVEGEGAGTGSELDEALDRMEDDIGDDLLRLVFTACHPVLSTEARVALTLRLLGGLTTKEIARAFLTPESTVAQRIVRAKRTLADAKVPFEVPKGDELAVRLASVLEVLYLIFNEGYAATTGDDWMRPALCAEALRLGRVLAELAPGEPEVHGLVALMEIQASRTGARTGPSGEPVLLLDQDRGHWDHVLIRRGLAALERAERAAAEPATGSEPATGSGGAPDVGPDVGPDEGAGGPPRPPGPYRLQAGIAACHARARTAQETDWVRIAALYAALARVVPSPVVELNRAVALSMAFGPAAGLALVDELVSEPVLKDYHLLPSVRGDLLAKLGRHAEAYAELSRAAGLTRNERERALLLARAEASAAAARGGAVPGGG, from the coding sequence GTGACATCCTCCGAGGACAGCCCGCCAGGCCCGCCCCCGACCGCCGGCGCCGGGCACGCGGACGCGGACGCGGACGCGGACGCCGGGCAAGGGGACGCGGACGGGGCCGCCGGGCAAGGGGACGCGGCCGCCGACGCCGGACGCGCGATCGACGCGGTCTGGCGGATCGAGTCGGCACGGCTGATCGCCGGTCTGGCCCGGATCGTGCGCGACGTCGGCCTGGCCGAGGAACTGGCCCAGGACGCACTGGTCGCCGCACTGGAGCAGTGGCCGCACTCGGGTGTGCCGCGCAACCCCGGTGCCTGGCTGATGGCCACCGCGAAGCACCGGGCGGTGGACAGCCTGCGGCGCAAGGACGTGCTCCGCCGCAAGATCGACGAACTCGGCCACCGGCTCACGGTCGAGGGGGAGGGCGCGGGGACCGGATCGGAGCTCGACGAGGCTCTCGACCGGATGGAGGACGACATCGGGGACGACCTGCTGCGGCTGGTGTTCACCGCCTGTCACCCCGTGCTGTCCACCGAGGCCAGGGTGGCGCTCACTCTGCGCCTGCTCGGCGGCCTGACCACCAAGGAGATCGCCCGCGCCTTCCTCACCCCCGAGTCGACCGTGGCGCAGCGGATCGTCCGGGCCAAGCGGACCCTGGCCGACGCGAAGGTCCCGTTCGAGGTTCCGAAGGGCGACGAACTCGCGGTCCGGCTGGCCTCGGTGCTCGAGGTGCTCTACCTGATCTTCAACGAGGGGTACGCCGCGACGACCGGGGACGACTGGATGCGGCCGGCGCTCTGCGCGGAGGCACTGCGGCTCGGCCGCGTGCTGGCCGAACTCGCCCCGGGGGAGCCGGAGGTGCACGGGCTGGTCGCTCTGATGGAGATCCAGGCGTCGCGTACGGGCGCGCGGACCGGCCCGTCCGGTGAGCCCGTACTGCTGCTCGACCAGGACCGCGGTCACTGGGACCACGTCCTGATCAGGCGTGGCCTCGCGGCTCTTGAGCGCGCCGAACGGGCCGCCGCGGAGCCGGCCACCGGCTCGGAGCCGGCCACGGGTTCGGGCGGGGCGCCGGACGTAGGGCCGGACGTAGGGCCGGACGAGGGCGCGGGCGGCCCTCCGCGCCCGCCGGGGCCCTACCGGCTGCAGGCCGGGATCGCGGCCTGTCACGCCCGGGCGCGCACCGCACAGGAGACGGACTGGGTGCGCATCGCGGCGCTCTACGCGGCTCTCGCGCGGGTCGTGCCGTCCCCGGTCGTGGAGCTGAACCGGGCGGTCGCGCTGTCGATGGCGTTCGGCCCGGCCGCCGGGCTGGCGCTGGTGGACGAGCTGGTCTCCGAGCCGGTGCTCAAGGACTACCACCTGTTGCCGAGCGTGCGCGGTGACCTGCTGGCCAAGCTGGGCCGCCACGCGGAGGCGTACGCGGAGCTCTCCCGCGCGGCCGGGCTGACCCGTAACGAGCGCGAGCGCGCACTGCTGCTGGCGCGTGCGGAGGCGAGTGCGGCAGCGGCACGCGGCGGCGCCGTGCCGGGAGGGGGTTGA
- a CDS encoding response regulator: MTPPVRPPAPTPVRLLVCDDHAVVRAGLLALLASAGDIEVVGEAGSGEEAVALAARLRPQVVLMDLQLGDGIDGVEATRRISGAPGAPYVLVLTTYDTDADITRAIGAGATGYLLKAERPEELFAAVHAAAAGRTTLSPPVASRVMAQMRTPAPQLTEREGEILGQLAQGLGNREIARALFISEATVKTHLGRIYEKLGVDTRAGAVAAAKERRLIR, from the coding sequence GTGACCCCGCCCGTCCGCCCGCCCGCGCCGACGCCGGTACGCCTGCTGGTCTGCGACGACCACGCCGTGGTGCGTGCCGGTCTGCTCGCCCTGCTCGCCAGCGCCGGCGACATCGAGGTGGTCGGCGAGGCGGGCAGCGGCGAGGAGGCCGTCGCGCTGGCCGCCCGACTGCGGCCGCAGGTCGTCCTGATGGACCTTCAACTGGGTGACGGGATCGACGGGGTGGAGGCGACCCGACGGATCAGCGGCGCTCCCGGCGCGCCGTACGTCCTCGTGCTCACCACCTACGACACGGACGCCGACATCACCCGTGCCATCGGCGCCGGCGCGACCGGCTACCTGCTCAAGGCCGAGCGGCCGGAGGAGCTGTTCGCCGCCGTGCACGCCGCCGCCGCGGGCCGCACCACGCTGTCGCCACCGGTCGCCTCCCGGGTGATGGCGCAGATGCGCACCCCGGCGCCGCAGCTCACCGAACGCGAGGGGGAGATCCTCGGACAGCTCGCCCAGGGCCTCGGCAACCGGGAGATCGCCCGGGCCCTGTTCATCAGCGAGGCCACCGTGAAGACCCATCTGGGGCGGATCTACGAGAAGTTGGGCGTCGACACCCGGGCCGGCGCGGTCGCCGCGGCCAAGGAGCGCCGACTGATCCGCTGA
- a CDS encoding YciI family protein, whose translation MRFMVLVRADERSEAGVLPAEDMTDAMDRYNDELVRAGVLLAGEGLRPSTEGARVTFSGGRATVTEGPFAEAGELIAGYWLIEVSSKAEAVQWATRIPFEDGAVELRRVFDATDHPAGTVLPGTAGKERTPREERPRNAPQA comes from the coding sequence ATGCGATTCATGGTGCTGGTCAGGGCGGACGAGCGGAGCGAGGCGGGCGTGCTCCCGGCCGAGGACATGACCGACGCGATGGACAGGTACAACGACGAACTGGTCAGGGCGGGCGTCCTGCTCGCCGGCGAGGGGCTCCGACCGAGCACCGAGGGCGCCCGGGTCACCTTCTCGGGCGGCCGGGCCACCGTCACCGAAGGTCCGTTCGCCGAGGCCGGGGAGCTGATCGCGGGCTACTGGCTGATCGAGGTGTCGTCGAAGGCGGAGGCCGTCCAGTGGGCCACCCGGATCCCGTTCGAGGACGGCGCGGTGGAGTTGCGCAGGGTCTTCGACGCGACGGACCACCCGGCCGGGACCGTCCTGCCCGGGACAGCCGGGAAGGAGCGGACACCGCGCGAGGAGCGGCCGCGGAACGCGCCGCAGGCGTAG
- a CDS encoding heme-binding protein produces the protein MKKTSVRTRVLTGAVAVAALGAAGLGAVSASAAPSPSPAAPAAVDAEPQNKSLVQSTGLSIEAATRAAQAALDAAGKDGRHVSVAVVDRDGVTRVLLKGDGAGPQSPESAERKAFTAVSWNAPTSELAKRLAQAPALKDIPGTLFLAGGAPVQSKGAPIAAIGVAGAPSGDLDEQFAQAGVAALGR, from the coding sequence ATGAAGAAGACCAGCGTGCGCACCCGGGTACTGACCGGCGCCGTCGCCGTCGCCGCCCTCGGAGCGGCCGGCCTCGGTGCCGTCTCCGCCAGTGCGGCCCCGAGCCCCTCCCCGGCGGCGCCCGCCGCGGTCGACGCCGAGCCCCAGAACAAGAGCCTCGTCCAGTCCACCGGCCTCAGCATCGAGGCCGCCACCAGGGCCGCTCAGGCCGCCCTGGACGCTGCCGGGAAGGACGGCCGGCACGTCTCGGTCGCGGTGGTCGACCGGGACGGCGTCACCCGGGTGCTGCTCAAGGGGGACGGCGCGGGCCCGCAGTCCCCGGAGTCCGCCGAGCGCAAGGCGTTCACCGCCGTCTCCTGGAACGCCCCTACCTCCGAGCTGGCGAAGCGCCTCGCGCAGGCCCCCGCCCTGAAGGACATCCCCGGCACGCTGTTCCTCGCGGGCGGCGCCCCGGTGCAGTCCAAGGGGGCCCCGATCGCGGCGATCGGCGTCGCGGGGGCCCCGAGCGGTGACCTGGACGAGCAGTTCGCCCAGGCGGGCGTGGCGGCGCTCGGCCGCTGA
- a CDS encoding sensor histidine kinase — protein MQQPRRPDPDAGRLAAVLDTVLVVLLAVSLTRYLSHHPGSPRAPWVLGLSATLALVQLVGPRIAGRTARAPLAAVTVLWVVLVLLAPSFAWCAVPLVYTALRVLPARAAIPLVAALTALVVLAQARLADDVDPGLVLLPPAVAALATAVFLYMERQTARQQALIDDLVRTRRELAATERREGMLAERGRLAMEIHDTLAQGLSSQRMLLQAADRTWETDPATARAHVRTAGAVAARNLAEARRFVHDLAPAELADGSSLDQALDALAARECAESGLAVRFHLDGAPVPLGAPVRSALLRIAQGALANVREHSGATTAALTLSFLGDQVVLDIADDGRGFPAGGPTGSETGRAAGPDIAGGSAPETGRGHGLPAMRARLRQLGGTLTIESTPGEGSVVSAAIPVEAP, from the coding sequence GTGCAGCAGCCCCGCCGCCCCGACCCGGACGCGGGCCGGCTGGCGGCCGTGCTCGACACCGTCCTGGTGGTGCTGCTCGCCGTCTCGCTGACCCGCTACCTCTCCCATCACCCCGGCAGCCCGAGGGCGCCGTGGGTGCTCGGCCTGAGCGCCACGCTCGCCCTCGTCCAACTGGTCGGCCCGCGGATCGCCGGGCGCACCGCGCGGGCCCCGCTGGCTGCGGTGACGGTGCTCTGGGTGGTCCTGGTGCTGCTGGCACCGAGCTTCGCCTGGTGCGCCGTCCCGCTCGTCTACACCGCGCTGCGGGTGCTGCCCGCCCGGGCGGCGATCCCGCTGGTCGCCGCGCTCACCGCGCTCGTGGTGCTGGCGCAGGCCAGACTCGCCGACGACGTGGATCCCGGCCTGGTCCTGCTGCCACCCGCCGTGGCCGCGCTGGCCACCGCCGTCTTCCTGTACATGGAACGGCAGACCGCCCGGCAGCAGGCGCTGATCGACGACCTGGTCCGCACCCGGCGCGAACTCGCCGCCACCGAACGGCGCGAGGGCATGCTCGCCGAGCGCGGCCGGCTCGCCATGGAGATCCACGACACCCTCGCGCAGGGCCTCTCCAGTCAGCGGATGCTGCTCCAGGCCGCCGACCGCACCTGGGAAACCGACCCCGCGACGGCCCGCGCGCACGTCCGCACCGCCGGCGCGGTGGCCGCCCGCAATCTCGCCGAGGCGCGCCGCTTCGTGCACGACCTCGCCCCCGCCGAACTCGCCGACGGCAGCAGCCTCGACCAGGCCCTGGACGCGCTGGCCGCCCGCGAGTGCGCCGAGAGCGGGCTGGCCGTCCGCTTCCACCTGGACGGCGCGCCCGTACCGCTCGGGGCCCCCGTCCGGTCGGCCCTGCTGCGGATCGCCCAGGGCGCGCTCGCGAACGTCCGGGAACACTCCGGTGCGACCACGGCGGCGCTGACCCTCTCCTTCCTCGGCGACCAGGTCGTGCTCGACATCGCCGACGACGGACGGGGGTTCCCGGCCGGCGGACCCACCGGTTCGGAGACCGGCCGCGCCGCCGGTCCGGACATCGCGGGAGGATCCGCGCCGGAGACCGGCCGGGGCCACGGACTCCCGGCGATGCGAGCCCGGCTGCGTCAGCTCGGCGGCACCCTGACCATCGAGAGCACCCCCGGCGAGGGCAGCGTCGTCTCCGCCGCGATCCCCGTGGAGGCACCGTGA